From the genome of Manduca sexta isolate Smith_Timp_Sample1 chromosome 14, JHU_Msex_v1.0, whole genome shotgun sequence, one region includes:
- the LOC115445227 gene encoding uncharacterized protein LOC115445227 isoform X1 → MNNSQQNTYKTFTPLIWILKIFAINSNVEDARMTLSSIIRIIVTASILGTLIIISFYFKVKYIFSDIIISIKLTDAIQMVYDYCQYIVDLYFVYKYGRRISAEYFKQYDKLDKVLGMNSYQTIKKRIIKLILLFTGLWIVSSSFDMFAWVLSYGWRTPLVYSVAYIYLYIKIATMLDFTSHVIHAEVRLKIIGDLVQVHYNDTECSTDLIGDCIFNKNWLYANENSSTSKRKLHPDPIKSLPHPGHHEVKSLTRCYLMLTEQVVYVNSMYGLRILLNSLSLLIDMVRYTNIGVRIVLKSQDTPYDSGYLPAVSNLIRLLTCAAIFVNLADHCENVYRKRERIITIIDHLLIYKSPSKNLSTEASELRALITNRPVYFNMANFVCINYSLLASIASIVTTYTMILLQSPN, encoded by the exons ATGAATAATTCAcaacaaaatacatacaaaacatTTACTCCGTTAAtatggattttaaaaatatttgcaataaacagCAACGTCGAAGATGCCAGAATGActttaagttctataataagaATCATAGTCACAGCCTCTATTTTAggaacattaataataataagtttttatttcaaagtcaaatatattttcagtgaCATCATTATCTCCATAAAACTTACAGACGCTATACAAATGGTTTACGATTATTGTCAATATATAGTTGACTTATATTTCGTTTATAAGTATGGTAGACGCATCAGTGCggaatatttcaaacaatacgACAAGCTTGACAAAGTTCTTGGCATGAACTCTTACCAGACCATTaagaaaagaataataaaattaatattactttttactggATTGTGGATTGTTAGTTCTTCGTTTGACATGTTTGCTTGGGTTTTAAGTTATGGGTGGAGAACACCCCTTGTATACTCGGTTGCATATATCTACCTGTACATAAAAATTGCTACAATGTTGGATTTTACTTCTCATGTTATACACGCAGAGGTCCGTTTAAAGATTATAGGAGATTTAGTCCAAGTTCACTATAATGACACTGAGTGTTCTACAGATTTGATAGGTGACtgtatctttaataaaaactgGCTTTACGCAAATGAAAATTCATCGACGTCGAAACGGAAATTGCATCCAGATCCCATAAAAAGTTTACCACACCCTGGCCATCATGAAGTGAAATCGTTAACCAGGTGTTATTTGATGCTAACTGAACAAGTGGTTTACGTCAACAGCATGTATGGGCTTCGG ATCCTGTTAAACAGTCTGAGTCTTCTCATTGATATGGTACGTTATACAAACATTGGCGTAAGAATTGTGTTAAAATCCCAG GATACTCCATATGATTCTGGATACTTACCGGCTGTATCAAACTTGATAAGACTATTAACCTGCGCCGCCATTTTTGTCAACTTAGCTGATCACTGCGAGAACGTTTACCGCAAGAGAGAAAGAATAATCACCATAATCGACCacttactaatttataaaagtccta GCAAGAATCTATCTACTGAAGCGTCAGAACTACGCGCATTGATAACAAACCGTCCAGTTTACTTCAATATGGCTAATTTCGTCTGTATAAATTATTCACTGCTGGCATCTATTGCTTCAATAGTTACTACTTATACTATGATACTATTACAAAGCCCAAATTGA
- the LOC115445227 gene encoding uncharacterized protein LOC115445227 isoform X2: protein MNNSQQNTYKTFTPLIWILKIFAINSNVEDARMTLSSIIRIIVTASILGTLIIISFYFKVKYIFSDIIISIKLTDAIQMVYDYCQYIVDLYFVYKYGRRISAEYFKQYDKLDKVLGMNSYQTIKKRIIKLILLFTGLWIVSSSFDMFAWVLSYGWRTPLVYSVAYIYLYIKIATMLDFTSHVIHAEVRLKIIGDLVQVHYNDTECSTDLIGDCIFNKNWLYANENSSTSKRKLHPDPIKSLPHPGHHEVKSLTRCYLMLTEQVVYVNSMYGLRILLNSLSLLIDMVRYTNIGVRIVLKSQDTPYDSGYLPAVSNLIRLLTCAAIFVNLADHCENVYRKRERIITIIDHLLIYKSPSKKIQ, encoded by the exons ATGAATAATTCAcaacaaaatacatacaaaacatTTACTCCGTTAAtatggattttaaaaatatttgcaataaacagCAACGTCGAAGATGCCAGAATGActttaagttctataataagaATCATAGTCACAGCCTCTATTTTAggaacattaataataataagtttttatttcaaagtcaaatatattttcagtgaCATCATTATCTCCATAAAACTTACAGACGCTATACAAATGGTTTACGATTATTGTCAATATATAGTTGACTTATATTTCGTTTATAAGTATGGTAGACGCATCAGTGCggaatatttcaaacaatacgACAAGCTTGACAAAGTTCTTGGCATGAACTCTTACCAGACCATTaagaaaagaataataaaattaatattactttttactggATTGTGGATTGTTAGTTCTTCGTTTGACATGTTTGCTTGGGTTTTAAGTTATGGGTGGAGAACACCCCTTGTATACTCGGTTGCATATATCTACCTGTACATAAAAATTGCTACAATGTTGGATTTTACTTCTCATGTTATACACGCAGAGGTCCGTTTAAAGATTATAGGAGATTTAGTCCAAGTTCACTATAATGACACTGAGTGTTCTACAGATTTGATAGGTGACtgtatctttaataaaaactgGCTTTACGCAAATGAAAATTCATCGACGTCGAAACGGAAATTGCATCCAGATCCCATAAAAAGTTTACCACACCCTGGCCATCATGAAGTGAAATCGTTAACCAGGTGTTATTTGATGCTAACTGAACAAGTGGTTTACGTCAACAGCATGTATGGGCTTCGG ATCCTGTTAAACAGTCTGAGTCTTCTCATTGATATGGTACGTTATACAAACATTGGCGTAAGAATTGTGTTAAAATCCCAG GATACTCCATATGATTCTGGATACTTACCGGCTGTATCAAACTTGATAAGACTATTAACCTGCGCCGCCATTTTTGTCAACTTAGCTGATCACTGCGAGAACGTTTACCGCAAGAGAGAAAGAATAATCACCATAATCGACCacttactaatttataaaagtcctagtaagaaaatacaataa
- the LOC115445212 gene encoding prostaglandin reductase 1 has translation MNSAKVFFVTKRFYSGVASRVKAQKYVLTKYFQGEPKNTDFKIIEEDLPELKDGEILTEAEYISVDPYMRAYMVGYKLPVDMIGGQVAKIIASRNETYPVGKYVTGSFGWRSHTICNPENLKGKPGFSPFTLLPDLTPHPVSLALGILGMPGNTAYFGLKEICKPKPGETIVITGAAGAVGSHVGQIGKNLGCRVIGFAGSDEKCKYLEKELGFDRAFNYKTTDIRSALREGAPKRVDCYFDNVGGEISSTIMSYMNKYGRVAVCGSISSYNDPQPPKVTILQPAIVFKELKVEGFLVDRWINRWEEGVKANLDWLHDGKLKYQEKIYEGFDNMVEALVGMLRGENTGKAVVKVK, from the exons ATGAATTCGGCAAAAGTATTTTTCGTGACAAAGCGCTTTTACTCTGGGGTAGCCAGTAGAGTAAAAGCGCAGAAATACgttcttacaaaatattttcaaggtGAACCGAAAAATACCGACTTCAAAATAATTGAAGAGGACCTTCCTGAACTGAAAGATGgag aaATTCTGACTGAAGCAGAATATATTAGCGTAGATCCTTATATGCGCGCCTATATGGTCGGATATAAATTACCTGTCGATATGATTGGGGGGCAGGTagcaaa aataatAGCCTCACGAAATGAAACATATCCTGTAGGGAAATATGTAACAGGTTCATTTGGTTGGCGATCACATACTATTTGTAATCCTGAAAATTTAAAAGGAAAGCCAGGATTTTCGCCTTTCACTCTATTACCTGATTTAACACCCCATCCTGTTTCATTAGCGTTAGGAATACTGGGCATGCCGGG TAATACTGCATACTTCGGATTAAAAGAAATTTGCAAACCTAAACCTGGAGAAACAATTGTAATAACTGGTGCTGCTGGTGCAGTAGGTTCTCACGTTGGACAAATTGGCAAAAATCtag GTTGTCGTGTTATTGGCTTTGCTGGATCTGATGAAAAATGCAAGTATTTAGAAAAAGAGCTCGGTTTTGATCGTGCTTTTAACTATAAAACAACCGACATAAGATCTGCCTTAAGAGAAGGCGCTCCTAAGAGAGTTGACTGCTACTTTGACAAT GTGGGTGGTGAAATCAGTTCGACCATAATGAGTTACATGAACAAATATGGACGAGTCGCTGTCTGTGGTTCAATATCCTCTTACAATGATCCGCAACCGCCAAAAG tgACAATACTTCAGCCGGCTATAGTGTTTAAAGAACTCAAAGTAGAAGGTTTTCTGGTGGATCGCTGGATAAACCGATGGGAAGAAGGAGTCAAAGCAAATTTAGATTGGTTACATGATGGTAAATTAAAGTATCAAGAAAAAATTTACGAAGGCTTTGATAATATGGTTGAAGCTCTTGTTGGCATGCTTAGGGGTGAAAATACTGGAAAAGctgttgtaaaagtaaaataa
- the LOC115445210 gene encoding MATH and LRR domain-containing protein PFE0570w encodes MTSIQEHNCIFCEESFENKEELQIHFRKHGDPKFNQNKAKGRVQSAVQVSSDSSKDETEMVGCDVCSEMFTTISKAITHKHKVHPEHDAKYFCPWCGKLFTMKHLYNKHMQANHNNLDKTEDNTFHCDVCNVDFNLPLAMIHHNRFYHRQDTDIPPFGHSKKLKMYNQESLPVYYCSFCGDEYENKVNLHKHSYDDHNDENQSPDVVLRCPLCDAIFYHLDAYELHLTFHTKDDLYSERCETADDVSEFSLESVPPIMEKVVSCEPQQDAETTVNEVGIEDFLEQVLEEPDVAASKKNKKHRKHKKSKKSAITLDEFLNMNKDVFGEGLDFQGVEEVPTRVITKRLKDIKKTSNAISEISPELEKLRKHGIVIKRKPGQNISRANKRQFNKLLKSTVKSLPNKVHSEARVSTSEDTIDKLLNQTNNQIKIVKKTDKTNFSVNEITPMSNKFHEEHGEMECDSTKKDIGKPLPEDIDPGNISSTVEKNEHKLKDEETVPPETHIATENIEETLNNDIGIEAEDVLQNEAESSKAIPNPNHTKVESTSNNGNNDLETTDINMISKHKRSDDNPNNDVNIEKQSKIDSLSSLKRLSHLITVKSVTPTKNSATAESNLVKDIQPVNVHTAEDNLEPSTISQKDSKSSVNEIDFKKANDLQLNTGKNLQIRSLSPQQVPDQTNIITQIKENSDLVNRSNKTCNINTTKNDNSKPSELIQSKHISTNTGKISIPLQTNYNEMEKQETTNLLKHLTGITAKPINIAKCNNRRNTSLQQRNINKSNVRKILPQKEIINNEEIEIYNIDDSEDEIDQDRPQNNDVISSTIQPTDVLKNLSKNITVRSLSHSIPEKCKVSCQIVQQDKINNDKSCVTASETVSSLNKDAHVTDLSNNKFAKPISEKDIALKNALQNLGKHVTLKSRNISPSQSVHCQNQNEVTWKYERNKDSLKITEVTEEGCDDEYENEHVSDNVIVQSPEDSCSDKDNEDTDMDEDDFENQIKANMLRKDEECIQSPPSVAGVSGMKSPCEDSTKKIPDKVVEKDDSFEGHLNLDITKSLGNQISIKPVKQAKKEVKHENNTNAEQINEQSSHSSQINQKIDVSNQIKNTVNKQVMVKTFQTQTKTVIEEITTTVTKTIKTVNHSLKQEVRNVNNYSSTSALPQKIQGMRVNKESRNLQGIVVRHSSPVMRPKIGISPPTKSAVGTTVRHSSQVIPVGTSVRPGNQVVPIRPRSNIVRPSNPRMPSVQKIRPSTVNQPAVRVGRPLKVFSETMVVPVKRPGLEDLSGPFSCFKKPKESLIPVSDVPILNNSESESMMEYTSVCKSNSMNTAATLKNNSVITSTQIKSEVNTTSQQLSRLNNTSGIKVTKINQSKQAQVQETSEISASQRTTLEAIQKLQKQGLLVKKPRLDLAQDSDGSDHSGNNSTDEND; translated from the exons atgacATCAATACAAgaacataattgtattttttgtgaagaGAGCTTTGAAAATAAAGAAGAATTACAAATACATTTCAG gaaacaTGGTGATCCGAAGTTTAATCAAAATAAGGCTAAAGGACGTGTTCAAAGTGCTGTTCAAGTTTCTAGCGATTCGAGTAAAGATGAGACAGAAATGGTCGGTTGTGATGTATGTTCAGAAATGTTTACAACTATATCAAAAGCGATCACTCACAAGCACAAAGTACACCCGGAGCACGACGCTAAATACTTCTGCCCGTGGTGCGGGAAACTCTTCACTATGAag catctatataataaacatatgcAAGCAAATCATAATAACTTGGATAAAACTGAAGACAACACCTTCCATTGTGATGTGTGCAATGTTGATTTCAATTTACCTCTCGCCATGATTCACCACAACAGGTTTTACCATCGGCAAGATACAGACATACCTCCCTTTGGGCActcaaaaaaactaaaaatgtataatcAG gaGTCATTACCAGTTTATTATTGTTCATTTTGTGGAGACGAATATGAAAACAAAGTCAACTTACAT AAACACTCATATGATGATCATAATGATGAGAATCAGAGCCCCGATGTGGTCCTGCGATGTCCTCTATGTGACgctatattttatcatttggaTGCTTATGAGCTGCACTTGACCTTTCACACCAAAGATGACTTGTATAGTGAAAGATGtgaaac GGCAGATGATGTAAGTGAATTTTCCCTAGAATCTGTGCCTCCCATCATGGAAAAAGTTGTAAGCTGTGAACCACAACAAGATGCTGAAACAACAGTTAATGAAGTGGGAATC gaaGATTTTCTTGAGCAAGTTTTAGAAGAACCAGATGTTGCAgcttcaaagaaaaataaaaaacatcgaaaacataaaaaatctaagAAGTCCGCCATTACACTTGATGAattcttaaatatgaataaagatgTTTTTGGCGAAGGTTTGGATTTTCAAGGAGTAGAAGAAGTCCCCACGCGCGTAATTACTAAAAGgttaaaagacataaaaaaaacatcaaatgcAATATCAGAAATATCTCCCGaactagaaaaattaagaaaacacgGCATTGTGATTAAACGGAAACCAGGACAAAATATTTCAAGAGCTAACAAGAGGCAGTTCAACAAACTTTTAAAATCAACAGTAAAATCATTACCTAATAAAGTACACTCCGAGGCAAGAGTCAGTACTTCTGAAGACAccattgataaattattaaatcaaaccaataatcagataaaaatagtaaagaaaactgacaaaacaaatttttctGTTAATGAAATTACACCTATGTCTAATAAATTTCACGAAGAACATGGTGAAATGGAATGTGATAGTACCAAAAAAGATATTGGAAAGCCCCTTCCCGAAGATATTGATCCCGGAAATATATCTTCTACAGTAGAGAaaaatgaacataaattaaAGGACGAAGAGACTGTTCCACCAGAAACTCACATTGCTACGGAAAATATCGAAGAGACACTGAACAACGACATTGGTATCGAAGCTGAAGATGTATTGCAAAATGAGGCAGAATCATCAAAAGCTATTCCAAACCCGAACCACACCAAAGTGGAATCTACTTCAAATAATGGAAATAACGATTTAGAAACTACGGATATTAATATGATCAGCAAGCATAAAAGAAGTGACGACAATCCTAATAATGATGTGAATATTGAAAAACAAAGCAAAATCGACTCATTGTCCTCCTTAAAACGTTTGAGTCATCTTATAACTGTAAAGTCAGTAACTCCAACTAAAAACTCGGCTACTGCTGAGTCGAACTTAGTTAAAGACATTCAGCCCGTAAATGTGCATACAGCTGAGGATAATTTAGAACCATCAACAATAAGCCAGAAGGATTCTAAAAGTAGCGTGAATGagatagattttaaaaaagcaAATGATTTACAGTTGAATACAGGTAAAAACTTACAAATCAGATCTTTGTCGCCACAACAGGTACCAgaccaaacaaatataataacacaaataaagGAGAATAGCGATTTAGTCAATAGGTCTAATAAAACATgtaacataaatacaacaaaaaatgatAATTCTAAACCTTCAGAATTAATACAATCGAAACATATATCTACAAATACAGGAAAAATTTCGATTCCActtcaaacaaattataatgagaTGGAGAAACAAGAGACAACAAATCTTTTAAAACATCTCACAGGTATAACAGCTAAACCGATAAACATTGCCAAATGTAACAATAGAAGGAATACTTCACTGcaacaaagaaatataaacaagagcaatgtaagaaaaatattgccccaaaaggaaataataaataatgaagaaaTAGAGATTTATAACATTGATGATTCCGAGGATGAAATAGATCAAGATCGTCCACAAAATAATGATGTCATTAGTAGTACTATACAACCGACAGATGTCTTAAAAAatcttagtaaaaatataactgtTAGATCTTTAAGTCATAGTATTCCCGAAAAATGTAAAGTAAGTTGTCAAATTGTTCaacaagataaaattaataacgacAAAAGTTGCGTGACTGCCAGTGAAACTGTAAGCAGCCTCAATAAGGACGCACATGTTACAGATTTGTCTAACAATAAATTTGCTAAACCAATAAGTGAAAAAGATATAGCTCTTAAAAATGCTTTACAGAATTTAGGTAAACATGTAACACTTAAATCGAGGAATATTTCTCCTTCACAATCTGTACATTGTCAAAACCAAAATGAGGTAACTTGGAAATATGAACGTAATAAGGACTCATTAAAAATTACGGAAGTTACTGAGGAAGGCTGTGATGACGAGTATGAAAATGAACACGTCAGTGATAATGTCATAGTACAATCGCCAGAAGATTCATGCAGTGACAAAGATAATGAGGATACAGACATGGATGAAGATGATTTTGAAAACCAAATTAAAGCAAATATGTTAAGGAAAGATGAAGAATGCATACAATCACCTCCAAGTGTTGCAGGCGTAAGTGGAATGAAAAGCCCTTGTGAagattctacaaaaaaaataccagaTAAAGTGGTTGAAAAGGATGATAGTTTTGAAGGTCATTTGAATTTAGATATAACAAAAAGCCTTGGTAATCAAATATCCATAAAACCTGTAAAGCAAGCCAAAAAAGAAGTCAAGCACGAAAATAACACAAATGCTGAACAAATTAATGAGCAAAGCTCACACAGTTCACAAATAAATCAGAAAATAGATGTTTCGAATCAAATAAAGAATACAGTGAACAAACAAGTTATGGTAAAAACATTCCAGACACAGACAAAGACTGTTATAGAGGAAATTACAACAACGGTAACTAAAACGATAAAAACTGTAAATCATAGTTTAAAACAAGAAGTTCGAAACGTAAATAATTATAGCTCAACTTCAGCACTTCCACAAAAAATACAAGGAATGAGAGTAAATAAAGAGTCTCGCAATCTTCAAGGAATAGTTGTAAGACATTCTTCGCCGGTCATGCGACCTAAAATTGGTATTAGTCCGCCGACGAAATCAGCTGTTGGCACAACTGTAAGACATTCTAGTCAAGTTATACCTGTTGGAACTTCCGTAAGACCAGGCAACCAGGTAGTTCCTATTCGGCCTAGATCGAATATAGTTCGCCCAAGCAATCCAAGAATGCCTAGTGTGCAAAAAATCAGACCTTCCACAGTGAATCAACCAGCTGTCAGAGTCGGAAGGCCACTTAAAGTTTTCTCAGAAACAATGGTTGTACCTGTCAAAAGACCTGGTTTAGAGGACTTGTCAGGTCCTTTTAGTTGTTTTAAAAAACCAAAGGAATCCCTTATTCCTGTATCAGATGTACCAATACTCAATAACAGCGAATCTGAATCAATGATGGAATACACTTCTGTGTGCAAATCAAACTCTATGAATACAGCAGCGACATTAAAGAATAATTCCGTAATTACATCTACACAAATTAAATCAGAAGTCAACACCACTTCCCAGCAACTCAGCAGATTAAATAATACATCTggtataaaagtaacaaaaattaaTCAAAGCAAACAAGCACAAGTGCAGGAAACTAGTGAAATTAGTGCTTCACAAAGAACTACTTTAGAAGCAATACAAAAGTTGCAAAAACAGGGATTGTTAGTGAAAAAGCCAAGATTAGATTTAGCACAAGATAGTGATGGCTCCGACCATAGTGGAAACAATTCAACTGACGAAAATGATTAA
- the LOC115445228 gene encoding methylated-DNA--protein-cysteine methyltransferase, inducible: MRRFIQYYRVFFISNFENLVCFVLYLAMNLSKLIIKYSQNKICTVCLSIFESPVGKMVLAADDEFVYLVAFEDSKNFDKMFQNLSKELSCCFVESTNNVLKLLQEELSDYFDGKAKKFSVPLKTFGSDFQKEVWEKLIELPYGSTQSYGDLAKAMGRSASYARAIGAACGANAHLIVIPCHRLVGSNNKGGFSCGINRKDWLLEHEKKNAEG, encoded by the exons ATGAGACGCTTTATTCAATATTACCGCGTTTTTTTCAtttcgaattttgaaaatttggTTTGTTTCGTTTTGTACCTTGCTATGAATCTATCTAagcttataattaaatattcacaaaacaaaatttgtacGGTATGTCTATCAATTTTCGAATCTCCAGTGGGAAAAATGGTATTAGCAGCTGATGATGAATTTGTTTATCTTGTTGCATTTGAAGACTCTAAAAACTTTgataaaatgtttcaaaaccTTTCAAAAGAATTATCGTGTTGTTTTGTTGAAAGCACAAACAATGTTTTGAAACTATTGCAAGAGGAGCTTAGCGATTACTTTGATGGCAAAGCAAAGAAGTTTTCAGTGCCACTTAAAACATTCGGATCGGATTTTCAGAAG GAAGTGTGGGAGAAACTGATAGAACTGCCATACGGATCGACACAGTCTTATGGAGACCTCGCTAAAGCTATGGGTCGGTCAGCTAGCTATGCCCGGGCTATTGGTGCAGCTTGTGGAGCTAATGCGCATTTAATCGTCATTCCCTGCCACAGATTAGTAGGATCAAACAACAAAGGAGGATTCAGTTGTGGAATAAACCGCAAAGACTGGCTTCTTGAACATGAAAAGAAAAATGCCGAGGGGTAA
- the LOC115445227 gene encoding uncharacterized protein LOC115445227 isoform X3 has protein sequence MVGAHLERPSFSSGRRQAKYLIGDCIFNKNWLYANENSSTSKRKLHPDPIKSLPHPGHHEVKSLTRCYLMLTEQVVYVNSMYGLRILLNSLSLLIDMVRYTNIGVRIVLKSQDTPYDSGYLPAVSNLIRLLTCAAIFVNLADHCENVYRKRERIITIIDHLLIYKSPSKNLSTEASELRALITNRPVYFNMANFVCINYSLLASIASIVTTYTMILLQSPN, from the exons atggttggcgctcacttggAAAGGCCTAGcttcagcagtggacggcgaCAGGCTAAAT ATTTGATAGGTGACtgtatctttaataaaaactgGCTTTACGCAAATGAAAATTCATCGACGTCGAAACGGAAATTGCATCCAGATCCCATAAAAAGTTTACCACACCCTGGCCATCATGAAGTGAAATCGTTAACCAGGTGTTATTTGATGCTAACTGAACAAGTGGTTTACGTCAACAGCATGTATGGGCTTCGG ATCCTGTTAAACAGTCTGAGTCTTCTCATTGATATGGTACGTTATACAAACATTGGCGTAAGAATTGTGTTAAAATCCCAG GATACTCCATATGATTCTGGATACTTACCGGCTGTATCAAACTTGATAAGACTATTAACCTGCGCCGCCATTTTTGTCAACTTAGCTGATCACTGCGAGAACGTTTACCGCAAGAGAGAAAGAATAATCACCATAATCGACCacttactaatttataaaagtccta GCAAGAATCTATCTACTGAAGCGTCAGAACTACGCGCATTGATAACAAACCGTCCAGTTTACTTCAATATGGCTAATTTCGTCTGTATAAATTATTCACTGCTGGCATCTATTGCTTCAATAGTTACTACTTATACTATGATACTATTACAAAGCCCAAATTGA